A window of the Phaseolus vulgaris cultivar G19833 chromosome 5, P. vulgaris v2.0, whole genome shotgun sequence genome harbors these coding sequences:
- the LOC137834347 gene encoding uncharacterized protein: MGIETLTGENHSSWKDSLMLTLGMLDFDHALIEAAPLAPTDKSTPEDKMAYEKWQRSNKMCLMLIKNSISPIIRGGIPDSPNAKAYLAFVEEQFQGTSKAHASTLILKLVTTKYDGRTGIREDILMMSDMARKLKRLAMEISEGFLVHFIMTSLPSAFEAFKVNYNNQKDKWSMSELIAMTIQEEERLKLEKPDVAYLVAAESKKRKGKFHKNESNKVPKTDASAPSSSNKSTSKSYCKFCRKVGHKQSECSSFKEWLAKKITRNLVSGPKLDIDGFYVFHGHGKLTISLNSQLFGTGFLDNVLYKLELDDSFSKSLLSYNINENLTKTKRKRDLETSSMLWHQRLGHISRDRLSRLVKDEVLPSLDFTDFGTCVKCLKGKMTSTTKKDDYSRYMYLYFIKEKSESLTTFKDYKTEVEKQLDLQIKVVRSDRGGEYYGRHTDLGQAPGPFYEFCKGQGIVNQYTMPGTPQQNGVAERRNKTLMNMVRSILANSNLPLSLWTEALKAAVHILNRVPSKSP; the protein is encoded by the exons ATGGGAATTGAGACCTTGACTGGTGAAAATCATTCTTCTTGGAAAGATTCCTTGATGCTGACTCTTGGGATGCTGGATTTTGATCATGCACTAATTGAAGCTGCTCCTCTTGCCCCCACTGATAAGAGCACTCCTGAAGATAAGATGGCTTATGAGAAATGGCAAAGGAGTAACAAGATGTGTCTTATGCTTATCAAGAATTCCATCAGCCCAATCATCAGAGGAGGCATTCCTGATTCACCTAACGCTAAGGCTTATCTAGCTTTTGTGGAGGAACAATTTCAAGGAACCTCTAAGGCGCATGCTAGTACTCTTATCTTGAAGTTGGTGACTACAAAATATGATGGGCGCACCGGCATTCGCGAGGACATCCTGATGATGAGCGACATGGCCCGTAAACTTAAGAGATTAGCCATGGAGATCAGTGAAGGTTTCCTAGTCCACTTCATTatgacttctcttccttctgcATTTGAAGCCTTCAAAGTCAACTATAATAATCAGAAGGACAAATGGTCCATGAGTGAGTTAATTGCTATGACTATTCAAGAAGAAGAGCGCCTGAAGCTGGAGAAACCAGATGTTGCTTACCTCGTGGCTGCTGAATCGAAGAAGCGGAAGGGCAAATTCCATAAAAATGAATCTAATAAGGTCCCTAAAACTGATGCAAGTGCACCCTCCAGCTCTAACAAATCCACTAGCAAGTCCTACTGCAAGTTTTGCCGCAAGGTAGGACATAAGCAGTCTGAGTGCTCAAGCTTTAAGGAGTGGCTGGCTAAGAAG ATTACTCGGAATCTTGTATCAGGACCAAAGTTAGACATTGATGGTTTTTATGTTTTCCATGGTCATGGCAAACTTACTATTTCTTTAAATTCTCAATTGTTTGGTACTGGTTTTCTGGATAACGTTCTCTATAAGTTAGAACTAGATGATAGCTTCTCCAAATCtttgttatcatataatattaatgAGAACTTAACAAAGACCAAGAGAAAACGAGACTTAGAAACTTCATCCATGTTGTGGCATCAACGTTTAGGCCACATTTCACGAGATCGCTTATCTCGACTTGTGAAGGATGAAGTCTTACCATCTCtcgatttcactgattttgGAACATGTGTCAAATGCCTTAAAGGCAAAATGACATCCACGACTAAGAAAG ATGATTATTCTCGTTACATGTACTTGTATTTCATTAAGGAAAAATCTGAATCACTTACAActtttaaagattataaaactgaagttgaaaaacaacttgATCTTCAAATAAAAGTTGTGCGATCAGATAGAGGAGGTGAATACTATGGTAGACATACTGATTTGGGACAAGCCCCTGGTCCATTTTACGAGTTTTGTAAAGGCCAGGGGATTGTGAACCAATACACCATGCCCGgtactcctcaacaaaatggtgttgctGAAAGGAGAAACAAGACCCTGATGAACATGGTGCGTAGTATATTAGCCAACTCCAATTTGCCCTTATCCCTCTGGACCGAGGCATTAAAAGCAGCAGTTCATATACTTAATAGAGTTCCTTCCAAATCTCCCTAA